One window of the Athene noctua chromosome 5, bAthNoc1.hap1.1, whole genome shotgun sequence genome contains the following:
- the PDLIM1 gene encoding PDZ and LIM domain protein 1 isoform X2, whose amino-acid sequence MESKVWSPLVNEEGKTHPYKMNLASQPQEIRHIGSAHNRSAVPFTAATASAPRVITAQYNSPAGLYSSENIQNFNSAVESKTSPGALESTKLRPLPMSVLQAPFASIYNPLQAQTSEPPQRRHSTSSVPSQVRVGPEQLKCVAQICPNSPVEVKVPGLKVLHVQFNSPLQLYSQSNIMDSLQGQISSISPDFPSLDQHNQPPGGIVIDRESEVYKMLQENQESNEPPRQSASFLVLQEILESEEKGDPTKPSGFRSVKAPTTKVASSIGNAQKLPMCEKCGSGIVGVFVKIRDKQRHPECYVCSDCGTNLKQKGHFFVEDQIYCEKHARERVIPPEGYEVVTVFPK is encoded by the exons GAAATAAGGCATATAGGAAGTGCACACAACCGGAGCGCGGTGCCCTTCACTGCTGCCACGGCTTCTGCCCCCAGAGTGATCACTGCTCAGTACAACAGCCCAGCAGGCCTCTACTCCTCAGAGAACATCCAGAACTTTAACAGTGCGGTAGAGTCAAAAACATCACCTGGGGCCCTGGAGTCTACCAAGCT CCGCCCATTGCCGATGAGTGTGCTGCAGGCTCCCTTTGCCTCCATCTATAACCCTCTGCAGGCGCAGACCTCCGAGCCACCTCAGCGGAGGCACAGCACCTCCTCTGTCCCCAGCCAAGTCCGAGTGGGTCCTGAGCAGCTGAAGTGTGTGGCCCAGATCTGCCCCAACAGCCCTGTGGAAGTGAAGGTGCCAGGACTCAAAGTGCTGCATGTGCAGTTCAATTCTCCCCTGCAGCTCTATTCACAGAGCAACATCATGGATTCCCTGCAGGGGCAGATCTCTTCCATTAGCCCCGATTTCCCCAG TTTAGATCAGCATAACCAGCCTCCAGGTGGCATTGTCATAGACAGAGAATCTGAGGTTTACAAGATGCTCCAGGAGAATCAAGAGTCAAATGAGCCACCCAGACAGTCTGCTTCATTCCTCGTGTTGCAAGAGATTTTGGAGTCAGAAGAGAAAG GAGACCCTACCAAACCATCTGGATTTAGAAGCGTTAAAGCCCCCACCACAAAGGTGGCCTCATCGATTGGGAATGCCCAGAAGCTGCCCATGTGCGAGAAGTGTGGATCTGGCATTGT AGGGGTGTTTGTGAAGATCCGGGACAAGCAGCGTCACCCTGAGTGCTACGTGTGCAGTGACTGCGGCACCAACCTCAAGCAGAAAGGACACTTCTTTGTGGAAGACCAAATCTACTGCGAGAAGCATGCACGGGAGCGGGTGATTCCCCCAGAGGGCTACGAGGTGGTCACTGTCTTCCCAAAGTAA
- the PDLIM1 gene encoding PDZ and LIM domain protein 1 isoform X6, protein MTCQPAGLNSRPLPMSVLQAPFASIYNPLQAQTSEPPQRRHSTSSVPSQVRVGPEQLKCVAQICPNSPVEVKVPGLKVLHVQFNSPLQLYSQSNIMDSLQGQISSISPDFPSLDQHNQPPGGIVIDRESEVYKMLQENQESNEPPRQSASFLVLQEILESEEKGDPTKPSGFRSVKAPTTKVASSIGNAQKLPMCEKCGSGIVGVFVKIRDKQRHPECYVCSDCGTNLKQKGHFFVEDQIYCEKHARERVIPPEGYEVVTVFPK, encoded by the exons ATGACATGCCAGCCCGCTGGTCTGAACAG CCGCCCATTGCCGATGAGTGTGCTGCAGGCTCCCTTTGCCTCCATCTATAACCCTCTGCAGGCGCAGACCTCCGAGCCACCTCAGCGGAGGCACAGCACCTCCTCTGTCCCCAGCCAAGTCCGAGTGGGTCCTGAGCAGCTGAAGTGTGTGGCCCAGATCTGCCCCAACAGCCCTGTGGAAGTGAAGGTGCCAGGACTCAAAGTGCTGCATGTGCAGTTCAATTCTCCCCTGCAGCTCTATTCACAGAGCAACATCATGGATTCCCTGCAGGGGCAGATCTCTTCCATTAGCCCCGATTTCCCCAG TTTAGATCAGCATAACCAGCCTCCAGGTGGCATTGTCATAGACAGAGAATCTGAGGTTTACAAGATGCTCCAGGAGAATCAAGAGTCAAATGAGCCACCCAGACAGTCTGCTTCATTCCTCGTGTTGCAAGAGATTTTGGAGTCAGAAGAGAAAG GAGACCCTACCAAACCATCTGGATTTAGAAGCGTTAAAGCCCCCACCACAAAGGTGGCCTCATCGATTGGGAATGCCCAGAAGCTGCCCATGTGCGAGAAGTGTGGATCTGGCATTGT AGGGGTGTTTGTGAAGATCCGGGACAAGCAGCGTCACCCTGAGTGCTACGTGTGCAGTGACTGCGGCACCAACCTCAAGCAGAAAGGACACTTCTTTGTGGAAGACCAAATCTACTGCGAGAAGCATGCACGGGAGCGGGTGATTCCCCCAGAGGGCTACGAGGTGGTCACTGTCTTCCCAAAGTAA